A stretch of the Chlorobiota bacterium genome encodes the following:
- a CDS encoding DUF3078 domain-containing protein produces MKIFVELLYFKKIKIKFKFCSFICTLLLLSYLTVQVNAQVNPQDKVVVPSIKTVQTESNVAIPTSSPISIPNKNSISLNFIQSSSNYWYDGENNSLTLKLIARIVDKSKIDNFVLVNRVLLKLGTQYVKNQSNLYPWRISDNELSLESISVLNLGWTIDPYISLKANTSVTEIFLFDDETNDRFRIGKLLDPLTIRESAGLRFSDFSDNYDLDVRSGFYLEQIFSDEYTDLTDNLETPDITEKFALRTGIESISDLNASLTEIINYTGRIELSSQFRDLTQWKVKIGNEFRAKLWKFIYVSLNVNFVYNIEQNIHTQWQESLNLGITQNF; encoded by the coding sequence ATGAAAATTTTTGTTGAATTACTTTATTTTAAAAAGATAAAAATTAAGTTTAAATTCTGCTCATTTATTTGTACTTTATTGTTGTTAAGTTATTTAACAGTACAAGTTAATGCACAGGTTAATCCTCAAGATAAAGTGGTTGTTCCTTCTATCAAAACCGTACAAACTGAATCTAATGTTGCAATACCTACATCATCACCAATTTCAATTCCAAATAAAAATTCTATAAGTTTGAATTTTATTCAATCATCTTCTAACTATTGGTATGATGGAGAAAATAACTCATTAACTCTAAAATTAATTGCTAGAATAGTTGATAAGAGTAAAATAGATAATTTTGTTTTAGTGAACAGAGTTTTATTAAAACTTGGAACTCAATATGTAAAGAATCAAAGCAATTTATATCCATGGAGAATAAGCGATAACGAGCTTTCATTGGAGTCTATAAGTGTTTTAAATTTGGGTTGGACAATAGATCCATATATCTCTTTAAAAGCTAATACATCAGTTACTGAAATATTTTTATTTGATGATGAAACTAACGATAGGTTTAGAATTGGAAAACTATTAGATCCACTTACTATTAGAGAAAGTGCTGGGTTGAGATTTTCTGATTTTTCTGATAATTATGATCTAGATGTAAGGTCTGGATTTTATTTAGAACAAATATTCTCAGATGAATATACTGATTTAACCGATAATCTAGAAACTCCTGATATTACAGAAAAATTTGCTTTACGGACGGGGATTGAAAGCATCTCAGATTTAAATGCATCTTTAACTGAGATTATTAATTACACTGGAAGAATTGAATTATCTAGTCAATTTAGGGATTTAACTCAATGGAAAGTTAAAATAGGTAATGAGTTTAGAGCAAAATTATGGAAATTTATTTATGTCTCATTAAATGTAAATTTTGTTTATAATATTGAACAAAATATTCATACACAATGGCAAGAATCATTAAATTTAGGCATAACTCAAAATTTTTAA